From a region of the Mercurialis annua linkage group LG1-X, ddMerAnnu1.2, whole genome shotgun sequence genome:
- the LOC126681733 gene encoding DEAD-box ATP-dependent RNA helicase FANCM isoform X2, whose product MTSTIPLHIDDEDDEFDWEAAVREIDVACQTATSLQNDASSSRIYRFNSNSNPNHIPNSNHVNMKKPGSSFKQSTLDRFIGNFQTDCNELNHQNVRVSGDDDDQSVNCVEIDAEAAKTWIYPVNVPLRDYQLAITRTALFSNTLVALPTGLGKTLIAAVVMYNYFRWFPQGKIVFAAPSRPLVMQQIEACHNIVGIPQEWTIDMTGQLSPSKRACFWKTKRVFFVTPQVLEKDIQSGTCLVKYLVCLVIDEAHRAQGNYSYSVAVRELVAVPVQLRLLALTATPGSKQQAIQNIINNLLISTLEYRNEGDADVVPYIHNRKIELIKVPLGKEAVDINKQLLEVIRPFATRLSAIGLLQNRDYKTFSPPDLLNSREIFRRAPPPELPQKKHDEIEAYFAGLITLYHIRKLLSSHGIRPAYEMLEEKLKKGHLARLVTKNEDIRKVKLAMQQSLSHGAPSPKLSKMLEVLEKHFKAKDPQNSRVIIFSNFRGSVRDIMNTLSTIGDLVKATEFIGQSSGKTLKGQSQKVQQAVLEKFRAGKFNVIVATSIGEEGLDIMEVDLVICFDANVSPLRMIQRMGRTGRKDDGQVVVLACEGSELKGYMRKQSNSRAISKHMHNGGISSFNFHSSPRMIPHVFKPEVQFVELSIEQFIPRGKKLKDDCADQTPVFRSKLNVAEAELIAKYFQLTSEKSWRPSLIAFPHCQAFPSRVHKVMHSYRTDMLIDTMQYLQNLSFPKEGRAFIIEDEISSGKCLEVDIIGKENNNEDLHLQIDSPSTKSQNKVIDCEVTPTETMRTEKQNVLDLHSQHRPAHSYLFGSEYVSVDDLGKVIILSVPVLPLKEPSQTKFTSSSTKVLLNCLKQISCHMNKTDKGKEEPTVRDMPSLEPILSWAQHETDLDLARSYSDVNQDETLNQVEKIPETPVSKITLLNRGDNVIEVSDAMEIRIPCLQADEDSNNIELSPRLTNMIQSGIVPESPINDTGQLKCKAINEFFTAEVSSPMKSCENQPKSPNEWKNGKSISSVCQRNNEMQTSLFKNDVGRTGECNAASPAADETNTSCSKDWLLSFEVKSENVKQVHKLKRLRKIGDFEKNPETKNEKSSGPHQAKRHRGKRKQTSKMMPFIEEEAEVSSDAEISGDEEDDKVSSSYDDSFIDDRINSTATSTQVENSGVDMLAVYRRSLLTQSPMESTRTPESVASVTRTNESKSSSVKTSHSFQTPLIDSENKSAAGKDSNSVQMDSDRMSAAMPPAENETKLEIRKRKLSFYQSGSIPTINLEREFSLQSNAVRKDASPRDPVQNFDANGEIFHDDQFFDNIDFDAVEAQATLLLKRRYELAVQKHDAISESSARNVDLPNSPSFDLGIW is encoded by the exons ATGACCTCGACAATTCCGCTCCATATCGACGACGAGGACGACGAATTTGATTGGGAAGCAGCGGTTAGAGAAATCGACGTCGCATGTCAAACAGCAACGTCGCTCCAAAACGATGCCTCTTCTTCTCGTATTTATAGatttaattctaattctaatCCTAATCATATACCTAACAGTAATCATGTCAATATGAAAAAGCCTGGGTCTTCTTTTAAACAATCCACCCTCGATAGATTTATCGGGAATTTTCAAACGGATTGTAATGAGCTTAATCACCAGAATGTTAGGGTTTctggtgatgatgatgatcagAGTGTAAACTGTGTCGAAATTGATGCCGAGGCAGCTAAAACTTGGATTTACCCAG tAAATGTTCCCCTTCGTGATTATCAATTAGCTATAACGAGGACAGCATTGTTTTCGAATACATTGGTGGCATTACCAACAGGACTTGGAAAGACACTGATAGCAGCTGTTGTTATGTATAATTATTTCAGGTGGTTTCCACAAG GAAAAATAGTTTTTGCTGCTCCATCTCGGCCACTTGTAATGCAACAAATAGAAGCTTGCCATAATATTGTGGGAATACCACAA GAATGGACAATTGATATGACAGGCCAGCTAAGTCCTTCAAAAAGAGCATGCTTTTGGAAAACAAAACGAGTATTCTTTGTTACTCCTCAAGTTTTGGAGAAGGATATTCAGTCTG GCACATGCTTGGTAAAGTACCTGGTATGTTTGGTGATTGATGAGGCTCATCGTGCTCAAGGAAATTATTCTTACAGTGTGGCAGTTCGTGAG TTGGTGGCAGTACCAGTTCAGCTAAGATTATTAGCTCTGACTGCAACACCGGGAT CAAAGCAGCAGGCCATCCAGAATATTATTAATAACCTACTTATTTCAACACTTGAGTATCGTAATGAAGGTGATGCTGATGTTGTCCCATATATTCATAACAGAAAGATTGAATTAATTAAG GTCCCTCTAGGAAAGGAGGCTGTTGACATAAATAAACAGCTATTGGAGGTGATACGTCCATTTGCAACTAGGCTTTCTGCAATTGGGCTTCTGCAAAATAGAGACTATAAGACT TTCAGTCCCCCTGATCTACTTAATTCAAGGGAGATATTCCGTCGGGCACCCCCACCAGAACTTCCCCAGAAGAAGCATGACGAAATTGAAGCATATTTTGCAGGTCTTATTACTCTTTATCACATACGTAAGCTACTCTCAAGTCACGGAATACGACCAGCTTATGAGATGCTGGAAGAAAAGTTGAAAAAAGG GCATTTAGCAAGATTGGTGACTAAAAATGAAGACATTAGGAAAGTAAAACTTGCAATGCAGCAAAGCTTGTCTCATGGTGCACCCAgtcccaaattatcaaaaatgttGGAAGTACTGGAAAAGCATTTCA AAGCAAAAGACCCACAGAACTCAAGGGTGATAATCTTTTCCAACTTTAGAGGAAGCGTGAG GGATATAATGAACACACTATCAACCATTGGGGATCTAGTTAAAGCAACTGAGTTTATTGGTCAAAGCTCAG GGAAAACATTGAAAGGGCAGTCACAAAAAGTTCAACAGGCTGTTTTGGAG AAATTTCGCGCTGGCAAATTCAATGTTATTGTCGCAACGTCAATCGGTGAAGAAGGCCTGGATATTATGGAAGTTGATCTTGTAATATGTTTTGATGCTAATGTATCACCACTAAGAATGATTCAGCGCATGGGGAGAACTGGAAGGAAGGATGATGGACAAGTTG TAGTTTTAGCTTGCGAGGGGTCTGAGTTGAAAGGTTATATGCGAAAACAATCAAACAGCAGAGCCATTAGTAAACACATGCATAATGGTGGAATAAGTAGCTTCAATTTCCATTCTAGCCCGAGGATG ATTCCCCATGTATTTAAACCTGAAGTACAATTTGTCGAGCTATCAATTGAACAATTCATTCCTCGTGGAAAGAAACTAAAAGACGATTGTGCTGACCAGACACCTGTTTTCAGATCCAAACTAAATGTTGCAGAGGCTGAACTTATTGCCAAGTACTTCCAGCTTACCAGTGAAAAATCTTGGCGACCATCTCTTATTGCCTTTCCCCACTGCCAGGCATTCCCTTCTAGAGTGCATAAAGTAATGCATTCTTATAGAACAGACATGCTGATTGATACAATGCAGTACTTGCAAAATTTATCATTTCCTAAGGAGGGCAGAGCTTTTATAATTGAG GATGAAATCTCTTCAGGTAAGTGCTTGGAAGTCGATATCATTGGAAAAGAGAACAACAACGAAG ATCTGCACCTACAGATTGATTCTCCAAGCACTAAGTCGCAGAATAAAGTAATAGATTGTGAAGTGACTCCCACAGAGACCATGAGAACTGAGAAGCAAAATGTACTGGATCTTCATAGCCAACATCGTCCAGCTCATTCTTATCTTTTTGGGTCAGAATACGTGTCTGTAGATGATCTTGGAAAAGTCATAATTTTGTCTGTCCCTGTTCTTCCATTGAAAGAGCCATCACAAACTAAGTTTACAAGTTCCAGCACCAAGGTACTTCTAAATTGTTTGAAGCAAATATCTTGTCATATGAACAAGACAGATAAAGGTAAAGAGGAACCAACTGTGCGAGACATGCCTAGTCTAGAACCAATTTTATCTTGGGCTCAACATGAAACAGATTTGGACTTAGCAAGATCTTATTCTGATGTCAATCAAGACGAAACGTTGAATCAAGTTGAAAAAATTCCTGAGACTCCAGTATCAAAGATAACTCTTTTAAATAGAGGAGATAATGTCATTGAAGTGTCCGATGCCATGGAAATAAGGATACCATGTTTGCAGGCTGATGAGGACAGCAACAATATCGAGTTGAGTCCCAGGCTAACTAATATGATCCAAAGTGGTATCGTTCCAGAGTCTCCAATTAATGATACGG GACAATTAAAGTGTAAAGCAATAAATGAGTTCTTCACTGCAGAAGTCAGTTCACCAATGAAATCTTGTGAAAATCAGCCAAAGTCTCCAAATGAATGGAAGAATGGGAAGTCTATCAGCAGTGTTTGTCAAAGAAATAATGAAATGCAAACTTCTTTATTTAAGAACGATGTTGGAAGAACTGGTGAATGTAATGCAGCTTCTCCAGCTGCTGATGAAACAAATACTAGTTGCAGCAAAGATTGGCTTTTGAGTTTTGAAGTCAAGTCAGAAAATGTGAAACAAGTACACAAGCTCAAAAGATTGCGGAAAATAGGGGATTTTGAGAAAAATCCAGAaaccaaaaatgaaaaatcatcaGGCCCTCACCAAGCTAAGCGGCATAGAG GTAAAAGGAAGCAAACTAGCAAAATGATGCCATTCATTGAGGAGGAAGCTGA GGTGTCTTCTGATGCTGAAATATCTGGTGATGAGGAAGACGACAAAGTCAGCAGTTCGTATGATGATAGTTTCATAGATGACAGGATAAATTCTACAGCAACAAGCACACAAGTCGAAAATAGTGGAGTTGATATGTTGGCAGTTTACAG GCGGTCTTTGCTCACCCAATCACCAATGGAGAGCACCAGAACTCCTGAAAGTGTTGCTTCTGTTACCAGAACTAATGAAAGCAAAAGTTCTTCGGTCAAGACATCACATTCCTTCCAGACCCCTCTGATCGATTCTGAAAATAAGTCTGCTGCTGGGAAGGATTCAAATTCTGTTCAGATGGATTCTGACAGGATGTCAGCTGCAATGCCTCCTGCAGAAAACGAGACAAAGCTGGAAATCCGGAAAAGGAAATTGAGTTTTTATCAATCGGGATCTATTCCTACAATAAACCTAGAGCGAGAATTTTCATTGCAATCGAATGCTGTCAGAAAAGATGCATCCCCGCGAGATCCAGTTCAAAATTTTGATGCCAATGGTGAAATTTTTCACGACGATCAATTCTTTGACAATATTGATTTTGATGCTGTGGAGGCTCAAGCTACCTTGCTTCTCAAACGCAGATATGAGTTGGCTGTACAGAAACACGACGCAATTTCAGAATCAAGTGCACGAAATGTTGACCTTCCAAACTCTCCATCATTTGATCTTGGAATATGGTGA
- the LOC126681733 gene encoding DEAD-box ATP-dependent RNA helicase FANCM isoform X4 gives MQQIEACHNIVGIPQEWTIDMTGQLSPSKRACFWKTKRVFFVTPQVLEKDIQSGTCLVKYLVCLVIDEAHRAQGNYSYSVAVRELVAVPVQLRLLALTATPGSKQQAIQNIINNLLISTLEYRNEGDADVVPYIHNRKIELIKVPLGKEAVDINKQLLEVIRPFATRLSAIGLLQNRDYKTFSPPDLLNSREIFRRAPPPELPQKKHDEIEAYFAGLITLYHIRKLLSSHGIRPAYEMLEEKLKKGHLARLVTKNEDIRKVKLAMQQSLSHGAPSPKLSKMLEVLEKHFKAKDPQNSRVIIFSNFRGSVRDIMNTLSTIGDLVKATEFIGQSSGKTLKGQSQKVQQAVLEKFRAGKFNVIVATSIGEEGLDIMEVDLVICFDANVSPLRMIQRMGRTGRKDDGQVVVLACEGSELKGYMRKQSNSRAISKHMHNGGISSFNFHSSPRMSFYFFQIPHVFKPEVQFVELSIEQFIPRGKKLKDDCADQTPVFRSKLNVAEAELIAKYFQLTSEKSWRPSLIAFPHCQAFPSRVHKVMHSYRTDMLIDTMQYLQNLSFPKEGRAFIIEDEISSGKCLEVDIIGKENNNEDLHLQIDSPSTKSQNKVIDCEVTPTETMRTEKQNVLDLHSQHRPAHSYLFGSEYVSVDDLGKVIILSVPVLPLKEPSQTKFTSSSTKVLLNCLKQISCHMNKTDKGKEEPTVRDMPSLEPILSWAQHETDLDLARSYSDVNQDETLNQVEKIPETPVSKITLLNRGDNVIEVSDAMEIRIPCLQADEDSNNIELSPRLTNMIQSGIVPESPINDTGQLKCKAINEFFTAEVSSPMKSCENQPKSPNEWKNGKSISSVCQRNNEMQTSLFKNDVGRTGECNAASPAADETNTSCSKDWLLSFEVKSENVKQVHKLKRLRKIGDFEKNPETKNEKSSGPHQAKRHRGKRKQTSKMMPFIEEEAEVSSDAEISGDEEDDKVSSSYDDSFIDDRINSTATSTQVENSGVDMLAVYRRSLLTQSPMESTRTPESVASVTRTNESKSSSVKTSHSFQTPLIDSENKSAAGKDSNSVQMDSDRMSAAMPPAENETKLEIRKRKLSFYQSGSIPTINLEREFSLQSNAVRKDASPRDPVQNFDANGEIFHDDQFFDNIDFDAVEAQATLLLKRRYELAVQKHDAISESSARNVDLPNSPSFDLGIW, from the exons ATGCAACAAATAGAAGCTTGCCATAATATTGTGGGAATACCACAA GAATGGACAATTGATATGACAGGCCAGCTAAGTCCTTCAAAAAGAGCATGCTTTTGGAAAACAAAACGAGTATTCTTTGTTACTCCTCAAGTTTTGGAGAAGGATATTCAGTCTG GCACATGCTTGGTAAAGTACCTGGTATGTTTGGTGATTGATGAGGCTCATCGTGCTCAAGGAAATTATTCTTACAGTGTGGCAGTTCGTGAG TTGGTGGCAGTACCAGTTCAGCTAAGATTATTAGCTCTGACTGCAACACCGGGAT CAAAGCAGCAGGCCATCCAGAATATTATTAATAACCTACTTATTTCAACACTTGAGTATCGTAATGAAGGTGATGCTGATGTTGTCCCATATATTCATAACAGAAAGATTGAATTAATTAAG GTCCCTCTAGGAAAGGAGGCTGTTGACATAAATAAACAGCTATTGGAGGTGATACGTCCATTTGCAACTAGGCTTTCTGCAATTGGGCTTCTGCAAAATAGAGACTATAAGACT TTCAGTCCCCCTGATCTACTTAATTCAAGGGAGATATTCCGTCGGGCACCCCCACCAGAACTTCCCCAGAAGAAGCATGACGAAATTGAAGCATATTTTGCAGGTCTTATTACTCTTTATCACATACGTAAGCTACTCTCAAGTCACGGAATACGACCAGCTTATGAGATGCTGGAAGAAAAGTTGAAAAAAGG GCATTTAGCAAGATTGGTGACTAAAAATGAAGACATTAGGAAAGTAAAACTTGCAATGCAGCAAAGCTTGTCTCATGGTGCACCCAgtcccaaattatcaaaaatgttGGAAGTACTGGAAAAGCATTTCA AAGCAAAAGACCCACAGAACTCAAGGGTGATAATCTTTTCCAACTTTAGAGGAAGCGTGAG GGATATAATGAACACACTATCAACCATTGGGGATCTAGTTAAAGCAACTGAGTTTATTGGTCAAAGCTCAG GGAAAACATTGAAAGGGCAGTCACAAAAAGTTCAACAGGCTGTTTTGGAG AAATTTCGCGCTGGCAAATTCAATGTTATTGTCGCAACGTCAATCGGTGAAGAAGGCCTGGATATTATGGAAGTTGATCTTGTAATATGTTTTGATGCTAATGTATCACCACTAAGAATGATTCAGCGCATGGGGAGAACTGGAAGGAAGGATGATGGACAAGTTG TAGTTTTAGCTTGCGAGGGGTCTGAGTTGAAAGGTTATATGCGAAAACAATCAAACAGCAGAGCCATTAGTAAACACATGCATAATGGTGGAATAAGTAGCTTCAATTTCCATTCTAGCCCGAGGATG tcattttatttctttcagATTCCCCATGTATTTAAACCTGAAGTACAATTTGTCGAGCTATCAATTGAACAATTCATTCCTCGTGGAAAGAAACTAAAAGACGATTGTGCTGACCAGACACCTGTTTTCAGATCCAAACTAAATGTTGCAGAGGCTGAACTTATTGCCAAGTACTTCCAGCTTACCAGTGAAAAATCTTGGCGACCATCTCTTATTGCCTTTCCCCACTGCCAGGCATTCCCTTCTAGAGTGCATAAAGTAATGCATTCTTATAGAACAGACATGCTGATTGATACAATGCAGTACTTGCAAAATTTATCATTTCCTAAGGAGGGCAGAGCTTTTATAATTGAG GATGAAATCTCTTCAGGTAAGTGCTTGGAAGTCGATATCATTGGAAAAGAGAACAACAACGAAG ATCTGCACCTACAGATTGATTCTCCAAGCACTAAGTCGCAGAATAAAGTAATAGATTGTGAAGTGACTCCCACAGAGACCATGAGAACTGAGAAGCAAAATGTACTGGATCTTCATAGCCAACATCGTCCAGCTCATTCTTATCTTTTTGGGTCAGAATACGTGTCTGTAGATGATCTTGGAAAAGTCATAATTTTGTCTGTCCCTGTTCTTCCATTGAAAGAGCCATCACAAACTAAGTTTACAAGTTCCAGCACCAAGGTACTTCTAAATTGTTTGAAGCAAATATCTTGTCATATGAACAAGACAGATAAAGGTAAAGAGGAACCAACTGTGCGAGACATGCCTAGTCTAGAACCAATTTTATCTTGGGCTCAACATGAAACAGATTTGGACTTAGCAAGATCTTATTCTGATGTCAATCAAGACGAAACGTTGAATCAAGTTGAAAAAATTCCTGAGACTCCAGTATCAAAGATAACTCTTTTAAATAGAGGAGATAATGTCATTGAAGTGTCCGATGCCATGGAAATAAGGATACCATGTTTGCAGGCTGATGAGGACAGCAACAATATCGAGTTGAGTCCCAGGCTAACTAATATGATCCAAAGTGGTATCGTTCCAGAGTCTCCAATTAATGATACGG GACAATTAAAGTGTAAAGCAATAAATGAGTTCTTCACTGCAGAAGTCAGTTCACCAATGAAATCTTGTGAAAATCAGCCAAAGTCTCCAAATGAATGGAAGAATGGGAAGTCTATCAGCAGTGTTTGTCAAAGAAATAATGAAATGCAAACTTCTTTATTTAAGAACGATGTTGGAAGAACTGGTGAATGTAATGCAGCTTCTCCAGCTGCTGATGAAACAAATACTAGTTGCAGCAAAGATTGGCTTTTGAGTTTTGAAGTCAAGTCAGAAAATGTGAAACAAGTACACAAGCTCAAAAGATTGCGGAAAATAGGGGATTTTGAGAAAAATCCAGAaaccaaaaatgaaaaatcatcaGGCCCTCACCAAGCTAAGCGGCATAGAG GTAAAAGGAAGCAAACTAGCAAAATGATGCCATTCATTGAGGAGGAAGCTGA GGTGTCTTCTGATGCTGAAATATCTGGTGATGAGGAAGACGACAAAGTCAGCAGTTCGTATGATGATAGTTTCATAGATGACAGGATAAATTCTACAGCAACAAGCACACAAGTCGAAAATAGTGGAGTTGATATGTTGGCAGTTTACAG GCGGTCTTTGCTCACCCAATCACCAATGGAGAGCACCAGAACTCCTGAAAGTGTTGCTTCTGTTACCAGAACTAATGAAAGCAAAAGTTCTTCGGTCAAGACATCACATTCCTTCCAGACCCCTCTGATCGATTCTGAAAATAAGTCTGCTGCTGGGAAGGATTCAAATTCTGTTCAGATGGATTCTGACAGGATGTCAGCTGCAATGCCTCCTGCAGAAAACGAGACAAAGCTGGAAATCCGGAAAAGGAAATTGAGTTTTTATCAATCGGGATCTATTCCTACAATAAACCTAGAGCGAGAATTTTCATTGCAATCGAATGCTGTCAGAAAAGATGCATCCCCGCGAGATCCAGTTCAAAATTTTGATGCCAATGGTGAAATTTTTCACGACGATCAATTCTTTGACAATATTGATTTTGATGCTGTGGAGGCTCAAGCTACCTTGCTTCTCAAACGCAGATATGAGTTGGCTGTACAGAAACACGACGCAATTTCAGAATCAAGTGCACGAAATGTTGACCTTCCAAACTCTCCATCATTTGATCTTGGAATATGGTGA